In Patescibacteria group bacterium, one genomic interval encodes:
- a CDS encoding transposase: protein MARPLRIEYPGAFYHITSRGNAKQNIFKTKNDFIDFLNILNENIEQYNWKCYAYCLMSNHYHLLIKTLDPNLAQGMRQLNGVYTQKFNYKHKTVGHLFQGRYKAILVDEEKYFYELVRYIVLNPVRAKIVKTPENYPWSSHREMLADNEYGVVERDDVLNRFDGLQEYKKYINQKTEENDAWEDLKGGIVLGSINFVENIKKYISQESKKSGNIKKIEKHVGRPSLSKMFDGKYSDRKERNELIYKAFRDYGYSMSEIGREVGLHNSFVGKIVKNIIKKKDES from the coding sequence ATGGCTAGACCTCTTAGAATAGAATACCCAGGGGCATTCTATCACATTACATCTCGAGGGAATGCTAAGCAAAATATTTTTAAAACAAAAAATGATTTTATTGATTTTTTAAATATTCTAAATGAAAATATTGAGCAATACAACTGGAAGTGTTATGCCTATTGTTTGATGTCCAATCATTATCATTTATTAATAAAAACTCTCGATCCAAATCTCGCGCAGGGGATGAGGCAGTTGAATGGGGTTTATACTCAGAAATTTAATTATAAGCACAAAACAGTTGGTCATTTATTCCAAGGAAGATATAAGGCAATTTTAGTAGATGAGGAAAAATATTTTTATGAATTAGTTAGATACATTGTATTGAATCCAGTTAGAGCAAAGATAGTGAAGACTCCAGAAAATTACCCCTGGAGCAGTCACAGAGAAATGCTAGCGGATAATGAATATGGTGTTGTTGAAAGGGATGATGTGTTGAACAGATTTGATGGATTGCAAGAATATAAAAAATACATTAATCAAAAAACAGAAGAAAATGATGCTTGGGAAGACTTGAAAGGGGGGATTGTTCTAGGTTCTATTAATTTTGTGGAAAATATTAAAAAATATATTAGTCAGGAAAGTAAAAAATCTGGAAATATTAAAAAAATTGAGAAACATGTTGGTCGACCTTCTTTGAGTAAAATGTTTGATGGGAAATATTCAGATCGAAAAGAGAGAAATGAATTGATATACAAAGCATTTAGGGATTATGGCTATAGTATGTCAGAGATAGGTAGGGAGGTCGGTTTGCATAATTCATTCGTTGGGAAAATAGTTAAAAATATAATAAAGAAAAAGGATGAAAGCTAG
- a CDS encoding type II toxin-antitoxin system mRNA interferase toxin, RelE/StbE family, whose protein sequence is MIIKEIHFSKKFIKELNKLPKEITKIAIKKESTFRKNPLHPSLRLHELHGKFKGIWSISLSGNYRIIFERMKNGDILFISIGKHDIYKYL, encoded by the coding sequence ATGATAATCAAAGAAATTCATTTTTCAAAAAAATTTATTAAAGAACTAAATAAGCTACCGAAAGAAATTACAAAAATCGCTATAAAAAAAGAAAGTACTTTTAGAAAAAACCCCCTCCATCCGTCATTAAGACTTCATGAACTCCATGGAAAATTTAAGGGAATTTGGTCAATTTCTCTAAGTGGTAATTATAGAATAATATTTGAGAGAATGAAAAATGGAGACATATTGTTTATCTCCATTGGCAAACATGACATTTACAAATACTTATAA